One genomic window of Arachis hypogaea cultivar Tifrunner chromosome 8, arahy.Tifrunner.gnm2.J5K5, whole genome shotgun sequence includes the following:
- the LOC112705884 gene encoding uncharacterized protein, which yields MGSFSEFEECRFFDAQEDVVSIADSVSDGTDTLDIKSTSNGRIGLEGFDYDVWIRSPRSVRERRGKFMKKMGLSVNGIENSVDVVGVVEQEEVRDRVEYSSGAVTRTCDGFEEEFCSSRSSMSCFSSIDSSKEYGLEENLLCQDKNSDKRVECNVDPKGEQRNMRDGRDVVLDRLANAGEPDDSEKPSGVTPSWQTNGNKRSWLRRLRSFTCMLDNQGDNGFGLGCRLQRVKVRQCKKQMKELSALYMRQDIKAHEGSITTMKFSPDGQYLASGSEDGVVRLWQVIEEDMSNEIDISEIDPSSLYFTVNNLSELKPLFMDKEKINKLKSMRKTQDSACIIFPPKIFRLLEKPLHEFYGHRGEVLDLSWSKNNYLLSSSVDKTVRLWQVKSDNCLKVFPHSNYVTCVQFNPVDDNYFISGSIDGKVRIWTIPDCRVIDWTDIRDIVTAVCYRPDGQGGIIGSMAGNCRFYNVSDNQLQLDSQLCLLAKKKFTGRGITGFQFFPQDCNKVMVTCADSQVRILDGLNVIGKYKSLGTGSPLSASFTSDGKHILSASEDSNVYMWNVSQEESIPMKAKKIWSSERFFSNASIAVPWQGLKPQTMENEHQWNVLDKTSPESVHLNPPASFSLGQEYFLEALPKGSATWPEEKLPISSSKAKTSTMLKSEYRFLKSSCRSTSRSHAWGMVIVTAGWDGRIKTFHNYGLPVPV from the exons ATGGGTAGCTTTAGCGAATTCGAAGAATGTCGGTTTTTTGATGCTCAAGAAGATGTTGTGTCCATTGCAGATTCAGTATCTGATGGAACTGACACCCTTGACATCAAATCTACTTCCAATGGAAGAATAGGATTGGAGGGCTTTGACTATGATGTGTGGATTCGGAGCCCGAGGAGTGTTCGAGAGCGTAGGGGCAAGTTTATGAAGAAGATGGGACTGAGTGTGAATGGGATTGAGAATTCAGTGGATGTGGTTGGTGTTGTTGAGCAGGAAGAGGTGAGGGATAGAGTGGAGTATAGTAGTGGGGCTGTGACTAGAACTTGTGATGGTTTTGAAGAGGAGTTCTGTTCGAGTCGGTCATCTATGTCTTGTTTTTCCAGTATTGATTCTTCAAAGGAGTATGGtttggaggagaacttgctgtgCCAAGACAAGAATTCAGACAAGAGAGTTGAGTGTAATGTGGATCCAAAGGGGGAACAGAGGAATATGAGGGATGGTAGGGATGTGGTTCTGGATCGGTTGGCGAATGCAGGGGAACCTGATGATTCTGAGAAACCCTCTGGGGTAACTCCTTCTTGGCAGACGAATGGGAATAAAAGGAGTTGGCTCAGAAGATTGCGGTCGTTTACATGTATGCTTGATAATCAAGGTGACAATGGTTTTGGCTTAGGATGTAGGCTTCAGAGAGTTAAGGTTCGGCAATGCAAGAAGCAAATGAAGGAATTGTCTGCTCTTTACATGAGACAAGATATCAAAGCGCATGAAGGTTCTATTACGACAATGAAATTCAGTCCTGATGGCCAGTATCTTGCAAGTGGCAGTGAAGATGGAGTTGTGCGCTTGTGGCAAGTGATTGAGGAGGATATGTCTAATGAAATTGACATTTCAGAAATTGACCCATCCTCCCTTTACTTTACAGTGAATAATCTCTCTGAATTGAAACCTCTGTTTATGGACAAGGAGAAAATCAACAAACTGAAGAGCATGAGAAAAACACAAGATTCAGCATGTATCATTTTCCCTCCTAAGATCTTCAGGTTGTTGGAGAAACCGTTGCATGAGTTCTATGGGCATCGAGGTGAAGTATTGGATCTCTCCTGGTCAAAGAATAAT TATCTTCTCTCGTCATCCGTTGACAAAACTGTCCGTCTGTGGCAAGTGAAATCCGATAATTGCTTGAAAGTTTTCCCACACAGTAATTATG TGACATGCGTACAATTCAATCCCGTAGATGATAATTATTTCATTAGTGGATCTATAGATGGAAAAGTGCGCATCTGGACGATTCCTGATTGTCGTGTCATAGATTGGACTGACATTAGAGATATAGTAACGGCAGTATGTTATCGACCCGATGGCCAG GGAGGGATTATTGGGTCCATGGCAGGAAATTGTCGATTTTATAATGTATCAG ATAATCAGTTGCAGTTGGATTCCCAACTATGTTTACTTGCTAAAAAGAAATTTACTGGAAGAGGGATAACAGGCTTTCAg TTTTTTCCACAAGATTGTAACAAAGTTATGGTTACCTGTGCGGATTCACAAGTCAGAATCCTTGACGGGCTTAATGTGATTGGCAAATACAAGA GCCTAGGCACAGGGAGCCCATTGAGTGCATCTTTCACTTCTGATGGCAAACATATATTATCAGCATCCGAGGATTCTAATGTATATATGTGGAATGTTAGTCAGGAGGAGTCTATTCCCATGAAAGCTAAGAAGATTTGGTCTTCTGAGCGGTTTTTCTCAAACGCTTCCATTGCAGTGCCTTGGCAAGGTTTGAAACCTCAGACCATGGAAAATGAACACCAATGGAATGTCCTAGATAAAACTTCACCCGAATCTGTACATCTTAACCCACCTGCTTCATTTTCCCTGGGTCAAGAGTATTTCTTGGAGGCTTTGCCTAAGGGATCTGCAACTTGGCCAGAGGAGAAGCTTCCAATTTCTAGCTCCAAGGCAAAAACATCTACAATGCTTAAATCCGAGTACAGGTTCTTGAAATCTTCATGCAGGAGTACCTCTCGTTCTCATGCATGGGGGATGGTCATTGTGACTGCAGGCTGGGACGGTCGGATAAAGACATTCCACAATTACGGATTACCCGTACCCGTTTGA